From one uncultured Methanoregula sp. genomic stretch:
- a CDS encoding nitroreductase family protein, producing the protein MEAVEAIMTRRSVRKFEEKQIPDAILEKIMKAGTYAPSALALQPWAFVVVQDQKFLNRVSDYCKPIMILHMKNAHDGMSDAFRALLESRDYSIYYHAPTVIMVIGKTGSRFREIDCSLCAENMMLAAHALGIGSCWVGSTEVGYDNRELMAGFHIPEGYSPVGTIVFGYPAEKPEAHDKNAPVVTWVR; encoded by the coding sequence ATGGAAGCAGTTGAAGCCATCATGACACGCAGGAGTGTCCGGAAATTCGAGGAAAAGCAGATCCCCGATGCAATTCTTGAAAAAATTATGAAAGCGGGCACGTATGCCCCGTCAGCCCTCGCCCTCCAGCCATGGGCTTTTGTTGTCGTGCAGGACCAGAAATTCTTAAACCGTGTCTCGGACTACTGCAAGCCCATCATGATCTTGCACATGAAGAATGCTCACGACGGGATGTCGGACGCGTTCCGGGCATTGCTTGAGAGCAGGGATTACTCGATCTATTACCATGCTCCGACGGTTATCATGGTCATCGGGAAGACCGGCAGCCGGTTCCGGGAGATTGACTGCTCCCTCTGCGCTGAGAATATGATGCTTGCTGCCCACGCTCTTGGAATAGGCAGCTGCTGGGTCGGGTCAACGGAAGTGGGCTATGATAACAGGGAACTCATGGCAGGATTTCATATTCCTGAAGGCTACAGCCCGGTCGGAACTATTGTGTTCGGGTATCCCGCGGAGAAACCGGAAGCCCACGACAAGAATGCCCCCGTTGTGACCTGGGTACGTTGA
- a CDS encoding flavodoxin family protein — protein sequence MKKVLILIGSPRKMGSTAILAAEADRGLKEQDIQTETIFLNDLKIRGCQACYYCKKNDVAECSLQDDMQKIHQLMQESDGLILATPIYFSTVTAQTKAWLDRLFPYIGMDLTSKMPPGKTISFIFSQNQPDARLFESGIGSFMYAVGLSGLMVKDHMIACDLDAGVKPSVTESKDLMDHAYRIGRSLLQ from the coding sequence ATGAAAAAAGTACTCATCCTCATCGGGAGCCCGCGAAAGATGGGTAGTACGGCAATCCTCGCAGCGGAAGCTGATCGTGGACTTAAGGAGCAGGATATCCAAACAGAGACGATCTTTCTCAACGACCTGAAGATCCGGGGCTGCCAGGCCTGTTACTACTGCAAAAAGAATGACGTGGCCGAATGCTCCCTTCAGGACGACATGCAGAAGATTCACCAGCTCATGCAGGAATCCGATGGCCTGATCCTTGCAACCCCGATCTACTTCTCGACGGTCACTGCCCAGACCAAGGCGTGGCTCGACCGGCTCTTCCCGTACATCGGGATGGACTTAACCTCGAAGATGCCCCCGGGAAAGACGATCTCGTTCATCTTCTCGCAGAACCAGCCGGATGCCCGGCTCTTCGAGAGCGGGATCGGGTCGTTCATGTATGCGGTGGGGTTGTCGGGCCTGATGGTGAAAGATCACATGATTGCCTGCGATCTCGATGCCGGGGTCAAACCGTCGGTAACGGAGAGTAAGGATCTCATGGACCATGCGTATCGGATCGGCAGGAGCCTGCTGCAGTAA
- a CDS encoding flavodoxin family protein yields MGTVIAINGSPRKKWNTATLLEHALNGAASQGAETELIHLYDLDFKGCTSCFACKLKGGKSYGKCAMKDDLTPVLDRIARANALILGSPIYFGTVTGEMRSFMERLLFPYLTYTRPPASLFERKMPAAFVYTMNVSEAQLKELHYPVHIGFNESVLARTFGQAESFLSFETLQFEDYDKVVFSYADPEERRERHRVVFPQDCRRAFELGARLGKP; encoded by the coding sequence ATGGGAACCGTCATAGCCATCAATGGAAGTCCACGGAAGAAGTGGAACACGGCAACGCTGCTCGAACACGCACTGAACGGCGCTGCATCGCAGGGTGCAGAGACAGAACTTATCCATCTCTATGATCTGGATTTCAAGGGGTGCACCAGCTGTTTTGCCTGCAAACTGAAAGGCGGGAAGAGTTACGGTAAATGCGCCATGAAGGACGATCTGACACCCGTTCTTGACAGGATCGCCCGGGCGAATGCTCTCATTCTGGGGTCGCCGATCTATTTCGGAACCGTCACCGGAGAGATGCGATCCTTCATGGAACGACTGCTCTTCCCGTACCTGACCTATACCCGGCCGCCGGCATCGTTATTCGAGAGGAAAATGCCTGCTGCGTTTGTCTATACGATGAACGTGTCGGAAGCCCAGTTGAAAGAGTTACACTATCCCGTGCATATCGGTTTCAACGAGAGTGTCCTTGCCCGGACGTTCGGGCAGGCAGAATCATTCCTCTCGTTCGAGACCCTTCAGTTCGAGGACTATGACAAGGTGGTTTTCAGCTATGCTGACCCGGAGGAGCGCCGGGAGAGACACAGGGTCGTCTTCCCGCAGGACTGCAGACGGGCGTTTGAACTAGGTGCACGGCTGGGAAAACCATGA
- a CDS encoding carboxymuconolactone decarboxylase family protein gives MTDYATIGRKKLLEIDGDAGVKVEETLNRICPDLARYLVEYSFGEIYARDGLDNKMKEQAVVAALTAMGTAAPQLRVHIHAALHVGCTPEEIREVIIQMCGYAGFPATLNAMKTLMDVLQETGQMLSAASLHAGSEDRYERGKKLLSQIAPDQERLLKETFDPINPDITRYVMTFGYGDIYARGLLPLRNRQAATIAALAAKGTAPSQLRFHIGGGLRAGLSEEEIVEIMLLISLFAGFPAALNGILATREVATALLEEG, from the coding sequence ATGACAGATTACGCAACAATCGGAAGGAAGAAACTGCTGGAGATCGATGGCGATGCCGGCGTGAAGGTGGAAGAGACCTTAAACAGGATCTGCCCGGACCTTGCCCGGTACCTCGTCGAATACTCGTTCGGGGAGATCTATGCCCGGGACGGGCTTGACAACAAGATGAAAGAACAGGCCGTTGTGGCTGCCCTGACCGCAATGGGCACTGCAGCACCCCAGCTCAGGGTCCACATCCACGCGGCCCTTCACGTTGGCTGTACGCCCGAGGAGATCCGCGAGGTAATCATCCAGATGTGCGGTTACGCAGGTTTTCCGGCAACCCTGAACGCCATGAAGACGCTCATGGATGTTCTGCAGGAGACCGGCCAGATGCTCTCTGCCGCGTCCCTCCATGCCGGATCAGAGGACAGGTACGAACGCGGGAAGAAGCTGCTCTCGCAGATCGCACCGGACCAGGAGCGGTTACTGAAGGAGACCTTCGACCCGATAAACCCGGATATCACGCGGTATGTCATGACGTTCGGGTACGGGGATATCTATGCACGGGGGCTCCTCCCCCTCCGGAACCGGCAGGCGGCTACTATTGCAGCGCTCGCGGCAAAAGGAACCGCCCCATCGCAGCTCCGGTTCCATATCGGGGGCGGGCTCCGCGCCGGCCTCTCCGAAGAAGAGATCGTGGAGATTATGCTGCTCATCTCCCTCTTTGCCGGCTTTCCGGCAGCACTGAACGGCATCCTTGCCACCCGCGAGGTTGCCACTGCCCTGCTAGAAGAGGGATAA
- a CDS encoding NADH:flavin oxidoreductase, translated as MKTLFDETCIGTLQLRNRLVRSATWEAMADDAGRPTPRLVRVYRDLAYGGTGLIISSATTFSGDATRVPGMLAIPDDSYIQAYHELVQTVHREGAPIVMQLVFPGRNGVFWTPSDPSRDEIHSIARGFRDAAFRAQRAGFDGVEIHAAHGYFLSQFLNDKRNTRTDEYGGIVRNRIRFLLEITSEIQARTGETFPILVKINCSDFEEDDGVWEACQSACSKLAEQGIRAIEVSGGISHMPFPPQGLPYEESVFRDYAAEIARITDVPVILVGLNRTPSVLTGLLNTAGIGYFSLSRPFLRQPDLARYWRKNPDRPAECLSCDACREQPDGNVCPFRKSLVGEK; from the coding sequence ATGAAAACTCTCTTTGACGAGACCTGCATCGGAACGCTTCAGCTCAGGAACCGGCTTGTCCGGTCAGCCACATGGGAAGCCATGGCTGACGATGCCGGCCGGCCGACACCCCGCCTCGTCAGGGTCTACCGGGATCTGGCATACGGCGGAACAGGGCTCATCATCTCAAGTGCCACTACGTTTTCGGGCGATGCTACACGGGTCCCCGGCATGCTGGCAATCCCTGATGATTCCTATATCCAGGCGTATCACGAGCTGGTTCAGACCGTTCACCGTGAAGGTGCCCCTATCGTAATGCAGCTCGTATTTCCCGGCAGGAACGGCGTTTTCTGGACCCCGTCAGATCCCTCCCGGGACGAGATACATTCCATTGCCAGGGGATTCAGGGATGCAGCATTTCGGGCACAACGGGCAGGTTTTGACGGCGTGGAGATCCATGCAGCTCACGGGTACTTCTTAAGCCAGTTCCTGAATGATAAGAGGAATACACGAACTGATGAGTACGGCGGGATAGTGAGGAACCGGATACGTTTCCTCCTTGAGATCACAAGCGAGATCCAGGCAAGGACCGGGGAGACATTCCCCATCCTTGTCAAGATCAACTGCTCTGACTTTGAAGAGGATGACGGTGTCTGGGAGGCCTGCCAGTCTGCCTGCAGTAAGCTGGCAGAACAGGGGATCCGTGCCATCGAAGTATCCGGCGGTATCAGCCATATGCCATTCCCGCCCCAGGGTCTGCCCTACGAGGAATCGGTCTTCCGCGATTATGCCGCCGAGATTGCCCGGATCACGGATGTTCCGGTAATTCTGGTAGGTCTTAACCGGACACCTTCGGTGTTGACCGGGTTATTGAATACTGCGGGTATCGGGTATTTCTCCCTCTCCCGCCCGTTCCTGAGGCAGCCCGATCTTGCCCGCTACTGGAGAAAAAATCCCGACAGGCCGGCTGAATGTCTTTCCTGCGATGCGTGCAGGGAGCAGCCGGACGGAAACGTCTGTCCTTTCAGAAAATCCCTTGTTGGAGAGAAATGA
- a CDS encoding nitroreductase family protein — MTAILVDQDLCTRCGICSNTCTMGLIDPADENTLPKIPDAKAKMCIRCGHCEVFCPSQALLLNDRPDEKVPLPAGAGTIAPDEMGYYLKKRRSVRCFTKDPVPKEKILELLDIARYAASGGNGQPVEWIVVHDPEKVKKIAVLTVEWMKTLVNSAHPMSGYVPMLIKPFEAGYDVICRNAPHLLFAHIPEGNPIAQVDAIIALTHFDVAAPAHGIGTCWAGFVAGASREYLPLQQYLGLPAGRTSAYAMMFGNPQYRIYGIPQRKPLNVTWHQEPHENSL; from the coding sequence ATGACCGCGATACTTGTTGACCAGGACCTCTGCACCCGGTGCGGGATCTGTTCCAATACCTGTACAATGGGGCTTATTGACCCCGCTGATGAGAACACCCTGCCAAAAATACCGGATGCAAAAGCTAAAATGTGCATCCGGTGCGGGCACTGCGAGGTATTCTGCCCCTCGCAGGCGCTCCTCCTGAATGACCGCCCGGACGAGAAGGTGCCCCTCCCGGCCGGTGCCGGGACGATTGCACCTGATGAGATGGGATATTACCTGAAGAAACGGCGATCTGTGCGATGCTTCACGAAAGACCCGGTACCGAAAGAGAAGATCCTGGAACTCCTCGACATTGCCCGGTACGCCGCATCAGGTGGCAACGGGCAGCCGGTAGAGTGGATCGTTGTCCACGACCCGGAGAAGGTGAAGAAGATCGCCGTGCTGACCGTAGAATGGATGAAGACCCTCGTGAATTCTGCACATCCGATGAGCGGTTATGTGCCGATGCTGATCAAACCTTTTGAAGCCGGGTACGATGTCATCTGTCGCAATGCCCCGCACCTGCTCTTTGCCCATATACCTGAGGGCAATCCGATTGCACAGGTCGATGCTATCATCGCGTTAACGCACTTCGATGTCGCGGCACCAGCGCATGGAATAGGAACCTGCTGGGCCGGATTTGTGGCAGGTGCCTCCCGCGAATACCTTCCCCTTCAGCAGTATCTGGGGCTCCCCGCGGGCAGGACCTCGGCTTATGCGATGATGTTCGGCAATCCCCAGTACAGGATCTACGGGATACCCCAACGTAAGCCGCTTAACGTGACGTGGCATCAGGAACCACATGAAAACTCTCTTTGA
- a CDS encoding flavodoxin family protein, with product MAKVLAINGSPRSNGNTFILIRHILKELENEGIGTEIVQLGGKKIHGCTSCMKCFENRDRKCVIDDDLVNSCIKKMTEADGIILGSPVYFLDVTSEMKALIDRAGFVSFANGYLFSNKVGNAAVAVRRAGASRTCDSMLHFFLANDMIVPGLPCIGIGRDTGDVERDEEGIAHAKKVGQNMARLIQIMSLHPQQLQQQSRAYDRMTRKKKGD from the coding sequence ATGGCAAAAGTACTTGCAATCAACGGCAGTCCCCGATCAAACGGGAACACGTTCATCCTGATCCGGCATATTCTCAAAGAACTGGAGAACGAAGGGATCGGGACCGAGATCGTTCAGCTTGGCGGAAAGAAGATTCACGGCTGTACCTCCTGCATGAAATGTTTTGAGAACCGGGATCGGAAATGTGTCATCGATGATGACCTTGTGAATTCCTGTATCAAAAAGATGACTGAGGCGGACGGTATTATTCTTGGGTCTCCGGTCTATTTCCTCGATGTCACCTCCGAGATGAAAGCGCTCATCGACCGGGCCGGGTTTGTCTCGTTTGCCAACGGATATCTCTTCAGTAATAAAGTCGGGAACGCAGCGGTTGCCGTCCGGCGTGCCGGTGCCAGCCGGACCTGCGACTCGATGCTTCATTTTTTCCTTGCAAATGATATGATAGTCCCCGGCCTTCCGTGCATCGGGATTGGGCGGGATACCGGCGATGTCGAACGGGACGAAGAGGGTATCGCACACGCAAAGAAAGTCGGGCAGAACATGGCCCGGCTTATACAGATAATGAGTCTGCACCCTCAACAACTTCAACAACAATCACGTGCCTATGACCGGATGACCAGAAAGAAAAAAGGAGACTAA
- a CDS encoding flavin reductase family protein, which translates to MDKKQIGSNFFIPMPVVLVGTQAAGKANFMAVGWITRANGNPPMIACGIGNHHYTPKGIAEMKTFSVNIPSSDLLEKTDYCGIVSGEKTDKSQVFDLFYGSLETAPMIRECPVTLECRLVQSVLLPTHTLFIGEIAGVYANGDVIKDGKPDFAAIDPLFLTMPDNRYWTLGKYAGDAWSAGKNLIQR; encoded by the coding sequence ATGGATAAGAAACAGATTGGGTCAAACTTCTTTATCCCGATGCCAGTCGTCCTTGTGGGGACGCAGGCAGCAGGGAAGGCAAATTTCATGGCGGTGGGCTGGATTACCCGGGCAAATGGCAATCCACCTATGATCGCCTGTGGGATCGGGAATCACCACTACACGCCAAAGGGAATTGCGGAGATGAAAACATTCTCGGTGAATATCCCCTCATCGGACCTCCTTGAGAAGACCGATTACTGCGGCATTGTATCAGGAGAAAAAACCGATAAATCGCAGGTTTTCGATCTGTTCTATGGATCCCTGGAAACCGCACCCATGATCCGGGAATGCCCGGTAACACTTGAATGCAGGCTCGTACAGAGCGTGCTGCTGCCGACCCATACGCTCTTTATTGGTGAGATCGCGGGAGTATATGCAAACGGGGACGTGATCAAGGATGGGAAACCGGATTTTGCAGCAATCGACCCGCTCTTCCTGACCATGCCGGACAACCGCTACTGGACACTCGGGAAGTATGCCGGGGATGCCTGGAGTGCCGGTAAAAACCTGATACAGCGCTGA
- a CDS encoding helix-turn-helix domain-containing protein, producing MAYTKNGKTYHCTVEAALDVIGGKWKPIILWHLRENVLRFNELQKGLPGVNSKMLTKQLRELEEDGVIRRKVYAEVPPRVEYTITDFGMTVLPILEALCDWGARYLGVEDTSSHQCPAKAGTQKEKK from the coding sequence ATGGCCTACACGAAGAACGGGAAGACCTATCACTGCACGGTCGAGGCGGCGCTCGATGTTATCGGCGGGAAGTGGAAACCAATTATCCTCTGGCACTTAAGGGAGAACGTGCTGCGGTTCAACGAGCTGCAGAAAGGATTGCCCGGAGTCAATTCAAAGATGCTCACCAAACAGCTGCGGGAGCTTGAGGAGGACGGGGTTATCCGGCGGAAAGTCTATGCCGAAGTGCCTCCGAGGGTGGAATATACGATAACAGACTTCGGGATGACCGTTCTCCCAATTTTGGAAGCACTCTGTGACTGGGGGGCCCGTTACCTCGGTGTTGAAGATACATCCTCACACCAGTGCCCGGCAAAAGCGGGAACGCAGAAAGAGAAAAAGTGA
- a CDS encoding ABC transporter ATP-binding protein codes for MMDPILSLDTITKTFRDDKEACPALAGISFDVDTNEILCIMGPSGCGKTTLLRIIGGLEQEDSGTIREASGITPGKSLTAMVFQDHALFPWLSIYENIVYGLRLEAQKVPEDVVKERAEALLSLTHLDTFMNSFPHQLSGGMKQRVAVARALAVKPDILLMDEPFSALDTFTRRELEDEVLRIRQAMKTTILLVTHNPEEAVYLADRIVILSKRPAGVSEILPVNLPHPRDPSNPEFIKIREQVTRRVQGKPDPALQ; via the coding sequence ATGATGGATCCGATTCTCTCTCTTGATACAATCACAAAGACATTCCGCGACGATAAGGAGGCCTGCCCCGCTCTTGCCGGGATCTCTTTTGACGTCGACACTAACGAGATCCTCTGCATCATGGGGCCGTCCGGGTGCGGAAAGACCACGCTGCTACGGATCATCGGGGGGCTCGAACAGGAGGACAGCGGCACAATCCGCGAAGCATCGGGAATTACTCCGGGCAAATCCCTGACGGCCATGGTCTTCCAGGACCATGCCCTCTTCCCCTGGCTCTCGATCTATGAGAATATTGTGTATGGCTTGCGGCTTGAAGCCCAAAAGGTACCGGAAGATGTGGTGAAGGAGCGGGCAGAAGCGCTCCTGTCGCTCACTCACCTTGACACGTTCATGAACTCCTTTCCCCACCAGCTCTCGGGCGGGATGAAACAGCGGGTCGCGGTAGCCCGGGCGCTTGCCGTCAAGCCGGACATCCTCCTGATGGATGAACCGTTCAGTGCGCTCGACACCTTCACCCGGAGGGAACTTGAGGATGAAGTTTTGAGAATCCGGCAGGCTATGAAGACGACCATCCTCCTGGTCACGCATAACCCCGAGGAGGCTGTATATCTCGCGGACAGGATAGTCATCCTCTCAAAGAGACCGGCGGGTGTGTCTGAAATCCTGCCGGTGAATCTCCCCCATCCGAGAGATCCTTCAAATCCCGAATTCATCAAAATCCGCGAACAGGTTACCCGGCGGGTCCAGGGGAAACCGGATCCGGCCCTGCAGTGA
- a CDS encoding ABC transporter permease, producing MELISKQSIRKCGKGLAVIVLLLVVWQGAALVIQNNYILPTLGAIFTVLLNPASPVLGGQTLIQNTFVSLKEVLTGFFCAAAIAIPLGLLIGWSTEVREYLNPVIQILRPVPPIAWMPFAIAWFGIGFNSVLFIIVAGAFFPILINTVDGVESVRKRWIEVAEMLHATGFEQIRTVVVPGALPVIWTGLRVSFGVAWMCVVAAEMLPGTTAGLGFLIMYAYNLGQLQVIGAGMIIIGLIGLVADTLFRAGQVRFFSWQGKE from the coding sequence ATGGAACTGATTTCGAAACAGAGTATTAGGAAATGCGGCAAAGGACTGGCGGTCATCGTCCTCCTTCTTGTGGTATGGCAGGGAGCAGCTCTTGTCATCCAGAACAATTACATCCTCCCGACGCTCGGGGCTATTTTTACCGTGCTTCTTAACCCGGCGTCACCGGTCCTTGGCGGCCAGACCCTTATTCAGAATACCTTTGTGAGCCTCAAAGAGGTGCTGACCGGCTTTTTCTGCGCGGCAGCGATTGCGATCCCGCTCGGTCTCTTGATCGGCTGGTCAACGGAAGTCCGGGAATATCTCAACCCGGTCATCCAGATCCTTCGCCCCGTCCCCCCGATTGCCTGGATGCCCTTTGCCATTGCATGGTTCGGCATCGGGTTCAATTCGGTCCTGTTCATCATTGTCGCGGGTGCATTCTTCCCGATTCTGATCAATACTGTGGATGGTGTAGAAAGCGTGAGGAAGAGGTGGATCGAGGTAGCAGAGATGCTGCATGCAACCGGGTTTGAGCAGATCCGCACCGTTGTTGTGCCCGGGGCTCTTCCCGTGATCTGGACGGGTCTCCGGGTCTCGTTTGGTGTGGCATGGATGTGCGTTGTTGCTGCCGAGATGCTGCCCGGGACAACCGCCGGCCTTGGTTTTCTCATCATGTACGCCTATAACCTCGGTCAGCTTCAGGTAATTGGAGCAGGTATGATCATCATCGGTTTGATCGGACTTGTTGCGGACACCCTTTTCAGGGCAGGACAGGTGCGGTTCTTCAGCTGGCAGGGGAAGGAATGA
- a CDS encoding ABC transporter substrate-binding protein: MQGQRPIYWFILAGCILLAIIFLLLPAAAPRFVHLEYEGPTVYLLYASSGSMPQLLNTGQIDAFIIWEPVVANTQLSGIGKLIAVPSDIPPPGKWDNAAINVLVLRNDVTAQNPEVSALLSALTTAAINRTNENPELAENISAAWVFGKNPILTPKGSLAPLDVENLSFDNMVFTAQGKIPESGIVRHVLRTTTGNGAYYPAAMVNPAVSLQGEQFLNGSAVPAVPEKIPTLNIGYISSSDNYAPLYVMVMDSEYFCNRYGFCLVPDDEKATRPVQCTLLVKGVPAAHVNLVPGQSGGGIMTTIGQKSLDGAYVGSVPAELQIALGNPSSVIQSINTGGSGLVVGNAAPCYDWNSFVTWVRNSSDADNPVVIATVQSSIQEDMIREALAYEKIPVILYGTDFETEY; encoded by the coding sequence ATGCAGGGACAGAGGCCGATCTACTGGTTTATCTTAGCGGGTTGTATCCTGCTTGCCATAATCTTCCTGCTCCTGCCTGCAGCTGCACCCCGGTTTGTTCATCTGGAGTATGAAGGACCGACGGTCTATCTCCTCTACGCATCATCCGGCTCGATGCCGCAGCTGCTCAATACCGGCCAGATTGATGCCTTCATCATCTGGGAACCGGTTGTTGCCAACACTCAGCTTTCAGGTATCGGGAAACTGATTGCAGTACCTTCCGATATTCCACCCCCCGGGAAATGGGACAATGCTGCAATCAATGTCCTTGTATTGCGCAATGATGTCACCGCACAGAACCCGGAAGTATCAGCACTTCTCTCCGCCCTGACAACCGCGGCCATAAACCGTACCAATGAAAACCCGGAACTTGCTGAGAATATCTCCGCAGCCTGGGTATTTGGAAAAAATCCTATCCTGACTCCCAAAGGGTCTCTCGCTCCTCTCGATGTTGAGAACCTCTCCTTTGACAATATGGTATTCACGGCACAGGGAAAAATACCGGAATCCGGTATCGTCCGCCATGTCCTCAGAACGACGACGGGTAACGGCGCCTACTATCCCGCGGCTATGGTAAACCCCGCCGTGTCGCTGCAGGGAGAGCAGTTCCTGAATGGTTCTGCCGTCCCTGCCGTACCCGAAAAGATCCCGACCCTCAACATCGGATACATCTCCTCGAGTGATAATTATGCACCCCTGTATGTCATGGTCATGGACTCGGAATACTTCTGTAACCGGTACGGTTTCTGCCTGGTTCCGGATGACGAAAAAGCCACGAGACCGGTTCAATGCACTCTTCTCGTGAAGGGGGTACCGGCAGCTCATGTCAACCTTGTTCCGGGCCAGTCCGGGGGAGGTATCATGACGACGATCGGCCAGAAATCTCTAGATGGAGCATACGTGGGATCAGTGCCCGCCGAACTGCAGATTGCCCTTGGCAACCCGTCATCTGTCATCCAGTCGATAAATACCGGGGGTTCGGGCCTTGTTGTCGGGAATGCGGCCCCCTGCTATGACTGGAATAGCTTTGTTACCTGGGTAAGAAACAGCTCTGATGCCGACAACCCGGTTGTCATTGCCACGGTCCAGAGCTCCATCCAGGAAGATATGATACGCGAAGCACTTGCATATGAGAAGATCCCGGTGATTTTATATGGAACTGATTTCGAAACAGAGTATTAG
- a CDS encoding DUF1622 domain-containing protein → MELPVIFPLIDLCATLLGVAGAILIIYGGFVAIVRVLLREIKKTAVTYNQIRRGFTDKIVFGLEFLIAADILATLLSPTEQDLINLAVVVVIRTILGYFLSKEAAEFSLQQ, encoded by the coding sequence ATGGAGCTGCCGGTAATTTTCCCTCTCATCGATCTCTGTGCCACCCTCCTTGGCGTAGCAGGAGCAATCCTGATAATCTACGGGGGATTTGTGGCCATTGTCCGGGTTCTTCTCAGGGAAATAAAAAAAACAGCCGTCACTTATAACCAGATACGGCGGGGGTTCACGGATAAGATCGTCTTCGGGCTTGAATTCCTTATTGCGGCCGATATCCTGGCCACACTGCTCTCCCCGACCGAACAGGATCTCATCAACCTTGCCGTTGTGGTCGTCATCCGGACCATCCTTGGATATTTCCTCTCAAAGGAAGCAGCAGAGTTCAGTCTCCAGCAATGA
- a CDS encoding pyrroline-5-carboxylate reductase — protein sequence MIRYGFIGTGSMGGMLIRQFIHSGLVKAEKITACSRQGRSAQAVAGEMGIAVKDSPRDVARDSDVLFICVRPFDVGGVIQEIRDLLSDRTLLVSVAGCVTLQNLAGWAGPGVRCVRILPSVTAEEQAGISLVAWGQGVTDADRELIFSLFSAIGNPVEIEERHFEIYGDLTSCAPALFAAMMQEFASAAVRKEGVPPALAEFLVQQTLIGTSWLLDQDDTGFEELIGRVATKGGITEEGVKVLRNRLPAVYDELLDVTLAKHELIKKQIADQGE from the coding sequence ATGATACGCTACGGGTTCATCGGTACAGGTTCCATGGGCGGCATGCTGATACGGCAGTTCATCCACTCGGGTCTGGTAAAGGCAGAGAAGATAACCGCATGCAGCAGGCAGGGCCGGTCCGCACAGGCTGTTGCCGGGGAGATGGGTATAGCCGTGAAGGACTCACCCCGGGATGTTGCCCGCGATTCAGATGTGCTCTTCATCTGCGTCCGGCCGTTTGATGTCGGGGGCGTAATCCAGGAGATCCGGGATCTCCTTTCGGATCGCACTCTTCTCGTTTCGGTTGCCGGATGCGTGACGCTGCAGAATCTTGCCGGCTGGGCCGGGCCAGGGGTACGGTGTGTCAGGATTCTCCCGAGCGTAACTGCGGAGGAACAGGCCGGGATCTCGCTTGTTGCCTGGGGACAGGGCGTCACGGATGCCGACAGGGAACTGATATTCTCTCTTTTCTCTGCCATCGGGAACCCGGTAGAGATTGAGGAGCGGCACTTCGAGATCTACGGTGATCTTACGAGCTGTGCGCCGGCCCTGTTTGCCGCAATGATGCAGGAATTTGCATCAGCCGCGGTACGAAAGGAAGGGGTTCCACCAGCCCTTGCCGAATTCCTCGTTCAGCAGACACTTATCGGGACCTCATGGCTACTGGACCAGGATGACACGGGATTTGAGGAGCTGATCGGGCGCGTCGCGACCAAGGGAGGGATAACGGAGGAAGGGGTAAAGGTGCTCCGGAATCGTCTCCCGGCAGTATACGACGAGCTGCTAGACGTTACCCTTGCAAAGCACGAGCTTATCAAGAAACAGATTGCAGATCAGGGAGAATAG